TAAGAGCATACTCTCTAATCTCATTTGATGAAGCCTGCAAAACCTGAACTGCTGGCTCCAGCCGGCGGCATGGAAGCCCTTATGGCAGCCGTAGAAAACGGAGCCGATGCTGTGTATCTCGGAGCCAGGGCTTTTAGTGCTCGGGGATATGCATCTAATTTTTCAGAAGAAGAGCTTGAGAAAGCTATTGATTATGCCCATCTCAGGGGCGTAAAAATATACGTAACCGTAAACACTTTGCTCAAGGAAGGGGAAATCGAAAGTGCCCTTAGACTACTCTCCCGCTTGAGAGAAATGGGAACAGATGCAATTATCATTCAGGACCTGGGGCTGATTTCTCTTTCAAGAAAATATCTGCCTGATCTTCCCCTGCATGCAAGCACGCAGATGACTCTGCACAACAGTGAAGGGGTTGCTTTTGTAAAGGAGCTGGGATTCGAAAGAGTAGTCCTTTCACGGGAAGCTTCGCTCGAAGATATAAGAATAATAAAAGAAAAAAATGATGTAGAGATAGAGGTTTTCGTACATGGGGCCCTCTGCATTTCCTATTCTGGTCAGTGCCTCCTGAGTAGTCTTATAGGGGGAAGGAGCGGAAACAGAGGGTACTGCGCTCAGCCGTGCCGTAAAAAGTACAGACTTTACTGTGAAGGAAAACAGATTAAAACCAGCGGCAGTTATCTTCTAAGCCCGAAGGACCTTAACACGACCTCAGGCCTTGGAGCCCTTATAGAAGCAGGGATCGAATCTTTTAAAATTGAGGGCAGGATGAAAAGGCCGGAATATGTTGCAGGCGTTGTCAGGGTCTACCGTCGCTTGATCGACAGGTACCTGAAAAACCCTTCAGATTATTCGGTTTCCGAAGAGGAGCAGGAAACCCTTACCCAGCTTTTTAACCGCGGCTTTACTTCGGGCTACTTTTTTGGAAATCCGCGTGGAAAACTCATGAGCCGGGAAAACCCCCACAACCGTGGGATTCCAGCAGGTACGGTTGTCAATTATGACAGGCGCACAAAGCGTATTCGTGTAAAACTTTCAAACTCCCTTCGCCTGGGAGATGGGGTAATGGTTGAAAACGCCGAGACCAGGCCTGAGGATAAAGGAAGAATCATTTCCTCGATGTATACTGAAAGGGGGCCTGTATACAATGCAGGGAGAGGGGAAGTCATAGAGCTCCCCTTTGATTCGAGGGCACCATCAGGAAGCGCGGTTTACAGAACACATGACAAGAAGCTTATGGATTCCCTTAAAAAAGAAAGTGAAGCCGGAGCCCTGAGGCCAAAAATTCCCTTATTTCTCACCGCAACTATCGCCCTGGGTAAACCTGCCAGGCTCGAGATAAAGGATAGCGATTCAAATACAGTGACAGTTGAATCCGAATATCTGGTAGAGAAAGCAGAAAAGCTGCCAACTTCAAAAGCCCGGGTAGAAAAACAGCTTATCAAACTTGGAAATACTCTTTATGAGGCAGCAGAACTTAATGTGAGTGTAGAAGAGGATATTTTTATACCCGTGGGGCAGCTGAACGACCTGAGAACAAAAGCGGTCTTGCAGCTTGAAAACTTGCGCGTATCAAAGTGGAAGCGAAAGCCTTTAGAAAATCTGCAGTTCCTCGCATCCGGAGAAAAAAAGGCAAAAAAAATAGAGATCACAGGGGAAACAGAAGAAATAGAGATCACAGGGGAAACAAACGAAATAAAAGCCCAAAAACTTTCGGGAAAGCCCCTGCTCTCAGTTACTGTGTATTCTCCTGAAGGGCTTGAAGGAGCTCTTGCAGGCGGAGCAGACTGCGTTTACTTCGGAGAGAGACTTGTCAGAAGGCCGAAAGCAGCCGGAAAAGAGAAAAAATCCGATGAGGAAGACGCTTCCAGAAAGAATCTTGATTCTATTTATGAAAGCGCTGTTCTGAAAGCCAGAGCTGCAGGCAGAAAAATCTATTTTAATACTCCTAAAATAGTGAAGGACTCCGAAATGAAAATGGTAGAAGAACTTCTCTCCCGTGTGGAAAAGTTCGGAGCTGACGGTGTCCTTGTTTCAAATCTCGGGACGTTTAACCTCGCAAAAGAAAAACAGATCCCGTGTATTGCAGACAGTCCTCTGAATATCTATAACGGCTATACCTTTGCCCTCTTTTTGCAGAAAGGGGCAGAAAGGGCTGTACTTTCTCCCGAATTAACGCTTGAAGAGCTCAAAGAAGTAGCTTTTTACGGACCTGCCGAATGCATTGTCCATGGTCGCCTTGAACTGATGGAATCTGAACACTGCCTCGTAGGCGGGTTGCTCGGGAAAGACGGAGGTCAGTGCAGTGCTCCCTGTGCCTCAGGAAACTTTACGCTGGTAGATGAGAAGAACTATGAATTTCCTCTGCTCATGGACTACCAGTGCAGGACTCACCTCCTGAACTCAAGATCTCTCTGCATGCTTGAATATGTCCCTGCAATTATCGAAAGTGGAGTTTCAAGTCTGAGAATCGAGACTTCTGGAATGGACAATGTAGAAGAAATCAGGAAAATTACAGGGAAATACAGGAAAGCGATTGACGCATTTTATGAGAGAAAGAGAACAAAGGAAAAATGTGAGGATTTCGGGAAAGGTTTTACCACAGGGCATTATTTCAGAGGCGTGCAGTAAGAAAACTGAAACCCGGAAATACAGCCGGAAAAACAGCCGGAAAAACAGCCGGAAAAACAGCCGGATAAACATACCAAAAAGCAGCCAGAAAAACAGGCAATAAAGCGGTGAGGTATAAAAGAGAAATAAGGATGATGGTAGGAGAATGGAAAAAAAGAAAATCGCAGAACGGCAGAGTCCAAAAATTTTTCTGTCAGGTTCGATTCGGGGAGGTAGACAGCTTCTTGAGACATATCGATTTATGTACGACGCCCTCGAAGAAGCAGGAGCCAAAGTACTCAGCTGGCATGTTGCAGATCCCGCTCTGGAAGAAACTGAATCAAAAATGACTGAACAGGAGATCTATGATAGAGATATGGGTCTGCTTGCAAAAAGCGATGCGCTGATTGCAGAGGTGACAGTACCATCTACGGGGGTGGGCTATGAAATATGCAGGGCGCTTGACCGGAAAATTCCCGTGCTCTGCCTGTACAGGCCCGAAGCGGCAGTCTCTGCAATGGTGCTCGGGAACCCGGATCCTTCACTGGAGGTAAGGACTTATTCAAACGAGGCAGCACTTAAGGAAATTATTGTGAAATTTTTCCGGTTTCTCTGAGGAATAAAATGCCATAAAATATTGTTGCTTTCTTAAATAGATAAGGCTAGAGATCATTTTCGAACATATCCGGCACAAATTACCAAAAAGCCACAACTGGTTCATAAAACTCAATGATAAATATAAATAATTTGAACACTATGTATAATCTATGGTAGTTGGAGTTCCCGAGATTTCAGTATTAATTCTGGCAGCTGTAGCGGCTTTTGTGCTGTACAAAGTCCTCAAAACTGCCACCAGCCTTGCAATAAATGCAGTGCTTGGGATCTTAACCCTGATCGTAGCAAAGTTTTTGTTAGGACTTGAAATTGCAATCACCTGGGTAGCAGTTCTGGTCTGCGCAATAGGAGGAATTTTCGGAGCCCTTGTAATAATTGTGCTTAATTACCTTAAGCTAGCCTTTTTATGAAAATAAAAATCAAATATTTACAGGCTGTCTCATAACTATTTTAACTTGTACAATTGGGTAATACCCATTTCAATTTTTATTTCATTTCAACAATGAGAGATAATTTTCATAGGTCAACATAGCATATTTGTTATTCTCGCTCGAATTCCCCCTTTATTCCAGCCTTTACTTCCTCCCCCAACTATCATTTTCAGTTAGGATCCTCTCTAATTCATCCTTAAATTGAACCATATTTGTCCTTTTTTATATCAATTAAATTAGATCACAGTTTTCCTAAAAAAAGTACATCTTATTTTTAAATTAAATTTTAATTAAAGCCTTAATAAACCGTAAATTTTATTGAGGAGGATATACTATCCTCTTCTGGCGATATATTATAAAAGCTCCGCTTATTCCACTAAACGAAGATTTCAAATGGAAATTGTTATCCGAAATATTAAATGTTTTTGATTTGAGATTTTGCAGGTAAATACTCACAAGGAGGGGCATTGTGCCCCTCTCAAGATCAGTGCCTGCAATTAAAATCGTACTCTTAAGCGTGTTTTTCCAGAGAAATTTCCTATGCTATCAGAGAATTAAACGAAAGGGAAAGCTTGAGAAATTTTCTAAAAATCAGTTCGGTACCAACTGAAAATGAAATTTATGGCATTCTTAGTAAGTATGAACCAAACCAGTTTACTTATTTTGTTTTTGAACTCTTGAACGAATTATACCCTATGAGAAAAAACGGATCAATAGGCATTATCATTGACAGTACTGACATAAACCTTAACCTGAACTGGCATGCAAAAAAGATTACCAAAAAACCTGGAAAACAAAGAATACAAGTGGGGCCACTCAACTCATAGAGGATTCTTCATTGGCATGAAACTGACTCTTGCACTTGAATATCAAACATTGAAACCTTTAGCTTTTCTGATTAATGAAGCAAATGTATCTGAACCTAAAATTTATCCCGAAATACTTAAGGAACTCAAAAGACGGGGAATATTAAAAGCAGGAGACATTGTTTATGCTGATAGAGGATATTTTTCTTACGAAAAACTAAAAAGGAAATTAAAATCTACAAAAAAATAATTGCAAAATTTAAAGAGCTAATAAGCAAATGGAAAGAATTTAGATCTGTGAGATCAATCATAAAAGATATATTCAAATTGGCTAAGAAAGCATACTCTATGGAGAATTTGCACAGATCTACAAGGAGTTCTGTTCAAAAATACTGCTCTTTAGCTGTACTTTTAGTGGGGATGACTGTAAATTACGGGATTAGAGAAAGAAAGGAAGTACAAGCCTTTCCTGAATAACGAAATAAAGAGGGGGCTAAAATCTTATACATGTTAAGTTGTCTAAATCTTACACATGTTACGTCGATATTTAGGAACTGGGATTAAGTTACCACTCGAAACAGCGAAGAGTCTTTTTTCGATAAAACCTTAATAACTTGATTTGGTGGTGAAATAAATGAGTAATGCCAATCAAATACTCCCAAATTAATCTATAGACAGAATATTATAAAGCGAAGAATAATGCTTGTATTTTTAGAGAGCATTGTCATGATAGTACTGTTTCTGTTTATTCCTGCTCGTTCACTTAATTTCTTGGAAGCATGGGTTTACTCTATTGTATTGTTTGTGTCACTTGAAATCGGAGTAGTCGAAGAGAAAGAAAAGTATCAAAAGATTATACAAGGATTTACTTATATAGGATTTGCTTTTATCTATGTGATTCCAGCGTTAGATCACCGATTCTCTTGGTCACATGTCCCATCTTCTATTGTAATCTTCGGTGATATTTTTTATCTATAATTAATATTGGAGTAATAAATAACTCATTAATTTGGAAATAAACTTCTTTTGAACTTTCAAAACATAATAAATATTTATGTTTTTATGTAAATTATGTAAATAAGTTGCAATAAATTCTAATTTTTAAAGTAAATGTAATTTTATATCAATTTTTGAGCTTAATTCGTATTCAAAGGCATTTCGAAGTATTATTTTAGAGGTTTTAAAGGTAATTTTTTGTCAAAATACGTGATTTTGACCGATTTTTTTATTTTAAAGCATTTTTATCAATTTTGGTAGAACCTCAATTAAGTTCAAAGTTTCCGGAAAACTCCCCTGAACATATGCCGTTGATAAGATTTCCCTCTAAAAATTTTCTCTTTTGTTGCATTTTCCAGTTTAAGAACTTCAAATCCACAGAAAAGTCTCTTTACCTCTTCTTCAGTAAAATAATGATAAATTATCCCGTTTTGCCGGATAAAAGTCTTTTCTTCAAATGGGCTTGAAGGCTCTCCTCCGCAGCGCATATCTTTACAGCCGAAAGCCTCAAAAAAAATAAAACCGCCGGAGCAGAGAAGTCGGAAGAATTCCCTGACAGCAGCTTCTCGCTCCTCTTTAAAAAGGTGCTGGAGCACACCGTAACAGAGAATCCCGTCAAATGACCTGGGTTTGAAAGGAAGGGCATGCACACTTGCCCCAAGATGTTCTGCAAACCTGCCACTCCTTGAAAGCTGCGCACGGGAACTTCTAAGGGCAGTTAAAGAGATATCAGTCCCGAAAGTATTGTAGTGCCTTGAAAGCTCCCCAAGATACCTTCCGTTTCCTGAGCCTGCATCCAGGACTCTTGCTTCTAGCGCAAGATAAGTCTGCAAGTTCCGGATAGACGCAGGGCCCCCCCATTTGAGGTGGGCATATTCCTTGTCCCAGGCGAGGAAATGTTTTTTTGAAGAGCTTGTCTTTGAAGAGCCTGTTTTTGAAGAGCCTGCAGGTTTTTTCACCGGCATTTCCATATCCTTTGATGCATCCAGATCTTCTATTCCAACCTTGCCAGGAATCAAGGGGTCCGGAAATCCCATACCCTTTATAACCTGCCCATTGTCGGTTTCTACATTCATCGATCTTTTCCCATATTCATCTGGTTTCATTCACATGCGTTTTTCAGGGATGTATGTTGAAGTTTCCCTGAACCGGGATATCAGGAAGTCCTTCTCAAAAGAAGATAAGAACCAGCCGGCTTTCGGACCCGAGCTCTGCCCGAGAATTGAGGTGTAAATAGCTTTGAAAAGGTCTTTCGGGTTCACCTGCGGAACCGGTGCATTTAACTTTTCCGCGATCAGCTTGCTCAGCTCAGAACCTTCTTCTTTTGCAGAATAGACCAGCATATGGTATTCCTCTCCGCTAATTTCCTCTTTCGCTTCGATAAGGTCTGCGAAAGCCCCTAGGAAAACTTTCTGGAGTTCCGAAAGAGTTGCTGCCTGCACAGGCACCTTCTCTTTTACACTGAACCTGGCAAAAGGCGGGGCATAGAGTTCAAGCCATCTGGATACATTATCTACAAGTTCTCTTATACACTTTTTATCTTCAATTGAAAAGCCTGACCGTTTTACGATCTTCAGCACCTGATCGAAATCCCCCCTGGCAACCTGGTAGATTGTCACCATTTGCTTGAAAGGAATTTCCGGGTGGCAGATACCGGTTGCCCTGGAGAGCTCGTAAATTCTCTTTTCAAAGTCCCCCAGGGAGGGATCATTTTTCCGGAATTTTTCCCTGAGCCGCTCGTATTCATCTACCATGGTGAGGAGAGGCTGTCCGGGGTCGAACTGGATATGTTTTTCAGGTTTTGTGCGGATGATCAGGTAGCGCAGGACTTCCGGAGGCACCACCTCAAGCATATCCGAAATCGAGACGACCACTCCCGTTGAGGAAGACATCGCCCCCTGCTTTCCGAGCATTATCCACTCATAGACGATAGGGTGGGGTGGCTCGTGCCCGTAGATATCCCTTACTATTCGCTTTCCGGTATCATAGGAGCCGCCTCTTGAGGCATGGTCTTTTCCGAAGGGTTCTACAGTTACCCCGAGGACAGCCCAGCGGGCAGGCCAGTCCACTCTCCAGGTGAGTTTCCCTCCTCCTGCCATTGGCACCTTCCCTGAGTGACCGCAGGCACAGACATAGTCCACAGTTTCGGCTTCCAGGTCAAAACCCGTGACCTTCGTGGTCGTGATTTTCCCGCACTCGTTACAGCGGGGATTGAAAGGGCTCCAATCTTCTGCAACTGTTTTTCCCGAGACCTCTTCAAGGATCTTTGCAATTTCATTCCTTTTCACAAGGGCGGTTTTTATTGCTTCAGTATACAGTCCTGACCTGTACATTTCATCAGCCCTGAAGACCTCGGGATTGATGCCCAGGCGCCTTAAGGCTTCAAGGAAAGGTTTCAGGAAATGCTCGGCATAGTTTGCACACTCCCCGCATGGGCAGGGAACCTCTGAAATTGGTTTTCCCACATGCTCAGCATAACTTTCAGGGAGGAAAGGGTAAACCTTGCGCAGAGGGTCGTAGTTGTCGGCAATATAGATAAAACGGGCATCTGACCCCCTATCAAGGAGGGCCCTGTAAGCAGCATCAGCAGTTACAACCTCCCTCATATTGCCTATATGAATATGTCCGGAGGGAGTGATTCCTGTGGCAACAAGATGCTTGCCACTCTTATTTAATACGTCTTCGGCTATGACGTCTGCCCAGTGAATTGTGTCAGCCATGGTTCTCACCAGAATATCAGATAAACCGTAGAATCGGGTATGATAACAAGAAATGAGGATCTGTTCATGCATTTATCTACAGGTTTGGATTTCCTGCATAATTATCGTATCAACGGATAAACTTTGGGCTGGCAATGAAAATCCCTGAAGGTACTCGATTTATTTCCACATCATGGCACAGGGAATCAAAAAGAGTGAAAAATGGAAAAAAGAGTGAAAAATGGAAAAAAGAGTGAAAAGGATGGGAAAGAGAGAATCAACTCTGGGAGATAAAAAAAGGAAAAAAATGGAGGTTCAAAGGCAAATTGTTTTAGGAGTCTGCAGAATTACGGAGATTTAAAATGGGCTTTATGAGGCAAATCAAGCAAACTTGATTTACCACTAAATAAAAGCACGTATAAATATATAAATTTATCGT
The Methanosarcina sp. WWM596 DNA segment above includes these coding regions:
- the lysS gene encoding lysine--tRNA ligase, yielding MADTIHWADVIAEDVLNKSGKHLVATGITPSGHIHIGNMREVVTADAAYRALLDRGSDARFIYIADNYDPLRKVYPFLPESYAEHVGKPISEVPCPCGECANYAEHFLKPFLEALRRLGINPEVFRADEMYRSGLYTEAIKTALVKRNEIAKILEEVSGKTVAEDWSPFNPRCNECGKITTTKVTGFDLEAETVDYVCACGHSGKVPMAGGGKLTWRVDWPARWAVLGVTVEPFGKDHASRGGSYDTGKRIVRDIYGHEPPHPIVYEWIMLGKQGAMSSSTGVVVSISDMLEVVPPEVLRYLIIRTKPEKHIQFDPGQPLLTMVDEYERLREKFRKNDPSLGDFEKRIYELSRATGICHPEIPFKQMVTIYQVARGDFDQVLKIVKRSGFSIEDKKCIRELVDNVSRWLELYAPPFARFSVKEKVPVQAATLSELQKVFLGAFADLIEAKEEISGEEYHMLVYSAKEEGSELSKLIAEKLNAPVPQVNPKDLFKAIYTSILGQSSGPKAGWFLSSFEKDFLISRFRETSTYIPEKRM
- a CDS encoding pro-sigmaK processing inhibitor BofA family protein, which translates into the protein MVVGVPEISVLILAAVAAFVLYKVLKTATSLAINAVLGILTLIVAKFLLGLEIAITWVAVLVCAIGGIFGALVIIVLNYLKLAFL
- a CDS encoding nucleoside 2-deoxyribosyltransferase, translating into MEKKKIAERQSPKIFLSGSIRGGRQLLETYRFMYDALEEAGAKVLSWHVADPALEETESKMTEQEIYDRDMGLLAKSDALIAEVTVPSTGVGYEICRALDRKIPVLCLYRPEAAVSAMVLGNPDPSLEVRTYSNEAALKEIIVKFFRFL
- a CDS encoding class I SAM-dependent methyltransferase; translation: MKPDEYGKRSMNVETDNGQVIKGMGFPDPLIPGKVGIEDLDASKDMEMPVKKPAGSSKTGSSKTSSSKKHFLAWDKEYAHLKWGGPASIRNLQTYLALEARVLDAGSGNGRYLGELSRHYNTFGTDISLTALRSSRAQLSRSGRFAEHLGASVHALPFKPRSFDGILCYGVLQHLFKEEREAAVREFFRLLCSGGFIFFEAFGCKDMRCGGEPSSPFEEKTFIRQNGIIYHYFTEEEVKRLFCGFEVLKLENATKEKIFRGKSYQRHMFRGVFRKL
- a CDS encoding DUF3656 domain-containing protein, translated to MKPAKPELLAPAGGMEALMAAVENGADAVYLGARAFSARGYASNFSEEELEKAIDYAHLRGVKIYVTVNTLLKEGEIESALRLLSRLREMGTDAIIIQDLGLISLSRKYLPDLPLHASTQMTLHNSEGVAFVKELGFERVVLSREASLEDIRIIKEKNDVEIEVFVHGALCISYSGQCLLSSLIGGRSGNRGYCAQPCRKKYRLYCEGKQIKTSGSYLLSPKDLNTTSGLGALIEAGIESFKIEGRMKRPEYVAGVVRVYRRLIDRYLKNPSDYSVSEEEQETLTQLFNRGFTSGYFFGNPRGKLMSRENPHNRGIPAGTVVNYDRRTKRIRVKLSNSLRLGDGVMVENAETRPEDKGRIISSMYTERGPVYNAGRGEVIELPFDSRAPSGSAVYRTHDKKLMDSLKKESEAGALRPKIPLFLTATIALGKPARLEIKDSDSNTVTVESEYLVEKAEKLPTSKARVEKQLIKLGNTLYEAAELNVSVEEDIFIPVGQLNDLRTKAVLQLENLRVSKWKRKPLENLQFLASGEKKAKKIEITGETEEIEITGETNEIKAQKLSGKPLLSVTVYSPEGLEGALAGGADCVYFGERLVRRPKAAGKEKKSDEEDASRKNLDSIYESAVLKARAAGRKIYFNTPKIVKDSEMKMVEELLSRVEKFGADGVLVSNLGTFNLAKEKQIPCIADSPLNIYNGYTFALFLQKGAERAVLSPELTLEELKEVAFYGPAECIVHGRLELMESEHCLVGGLLGKDGGQCSAPCASGNFTLVDEKNYEFPLLMDYQCRTHLLNSRSLCMLEYVPAIIESGVSSLRIETSGMDNVEEIRKITGKYRKAIDAFYERKRTKEKCEDFGKGFTTGHYFRGVQ